A single region of the Peromyscus eremicus chromosome 16_21, PerEre_H2_v1, whole genome shotgun sequence genome encodes:
- the LOC131926672 gene encoding sulfotransferase 1C1 encodes MSSEEMKNLRLDERHLQPETKEVNGILMSKMISDNWDKIWNFQAKPDDLLIATYAKAGTTWTQEIVDMIQNDGDVQKCQRANTFDRHPFLEWTLPPPLNSGLDLANKMPSPRTLKTHLPVQMLPPSFWKENSKIIYVARNAKDCLVSYYHFSRMNKMLPDPGTWEEYVETFKAGNVLWGSWYDHVKGWWDVKDQHRILYLFYEDMKEDPKREIEKIVKFLEKDISEEVLNKIIHHTSFDVMKQNPMANYTTLPTSIMDHSISPFMRKGMPGDWKNYFTVAQSEDFDEDYRKKMAGSTITFRTEI; translated from the exons ATGTCCTCGGAAGAAATGAAAAACCTCCGCCTGGACGAACGGCACCTGCAGCCAGAAACCAAAGAAGTGAATGGGATCCTCATGTCCAAGATGATAAGTGATAACTGGGACAAAATCTGGAACTTCCAagcaaagcctgatgacctcctCATTGCGACCTATGCAAAGGCAG GTACCACCTGGACACAGGAAATTGTGGACATGATCCAAAATGATGGGGATGTGCAAAAGTGCCAGCGGGCCAACACCTTTGACCGCCACCCTTTCCTCGAGTGGACTTTGCCTCCACCCCTCAACTCAG GTCTGGATCTGGCTAACAAAATGCCTTCACCTCGAACCCTGAAGACTCATCTGCCTGTTCAGATGCTGCCACCTTCCTTctggaaagaaaactcaaag ATTATCTATGTGGCCAGAAATGCCAAGGACTGCCTGGTATCTTACTACCATTTCTCAAGAATGAATAAAATGCTGCCTGACCCTGGGACATGGGAAGAATATGTTGAAACATTCAAAGCTGGAAACG TGTTGTGGGGCTCCTGGTATGACCATGTAAAGGGATGGTGGGATGTGAAAGACCAACACCGCATTCTCTACCTCTTCTATGAAGACATGAAAGAG GACCCGAAGAGGGAAATTGAGAAGATAGTAAAATTCCTTGAAAAAGACATATCAGAGGAAGTTCTAAATAAAATCATCCATCATACCTCCTTTGATGTAATGAAGCAAAACCCAATGGCCAACTATACCACTCTACCCACCAGCATCATGGACCACTCTATCTCTCCTTTCATGAGAAAAG ggATGCCTGGAGACTGGAAGAACTACTTTACTGTGGCACAAAGTGAGGATTTTGATGAAGACTACCGGAAGAAGATGGCAGGGAGCACTATTACTTTCCGTACAGAGATCTGA